A DNA window from Gorilla gorilla gorilla isolate KB3781 chromosome 19, NHGRI_mGorGor1-v2.1_pri, whole genome shotgun sequence contains the following coding sequences:
- the ANXA2R gene encoding annexin-2 receptor, translating to MEQHFLGCVKLAWDSAEVAPEPQPPPIVSSEDRGPWPLPLYPVLGEYSLDSCDLGLLSSPCWRLPGVYWQNGLFPGVQSTLEPSTAKPTEFSWPGTQKQQEAPVEEVGQAEEPDRLKLQQLPWRSPPHPWDRQQDTEVCDSGCLLERRHPPALQPWRHLPGFSDCLEWILRVGFAAFSVLWACCSRICGAKQPLIAAEGFLDSPP from the coding sequence ATGGAGCAACATTTTCTTGGCTGTGTGAAGCTGGCTTGGGATTCCGCAGAGGTGGCGCCAGAGCCCCAGCCTCCACCTATTGTGAGTTCAGAAGATCGTGGGCCGTGGCCTCTTCCTTTGTATCCAGTACTAGGAGAGTACTCACTGGACAGCTGTGATTTGGGACTGCTTTCCAGCCCTTGCTGGCGGCTGCCCGGAGTCTACTGGCAAAACGGACTCTTTCCTGGAGTCCAGAGCACCTTGGAACCAAGTACAGCGAAGCCCACTGAGTTCAGTTGGCCGGGGACACAGAAGCAGCAAGAGGCACCCGTAGAAGAGGTGGGGCAGGCAGAGGAACCCGACAGACTCAAGCTCCAGCAGCTTCCCTGGAGGAGTCCTCCCCATCCCTGGGACAGACAGCAGGACACCGAGGTCTGTGACAGCGGGTGCCTTTTGGAACGCCGCCATCCTCCTGCCCTCCAGCCGTGgcgccacctcccgggtttcTCAGACTGCCTGGAGTGGATTCTTCGCGTTGGTTTTGCCGCGTTCTCTGTACTCTGGGCGTGCTGTTCACGGATCTGTGGAGCTAAGCAGCCTTTGATAGCAGCAGAAGGCTTTTTGGATTCTCCTCCTTGA